Below is a genomic region from Tripterygium wilfordii isolate XIE 37 chromosome 12, ASM1340144v1, whole genome shotgun sequence.
taatattaattttcatGAAACAAAACTagtgaattttgattctttgtattTTGTAGAAAGATTGGCAAGTCGTCATTTTTCTGTCATCTAGGACCTAAAATCACTGGTTCTAATTTCAATGCAAACGATTTCTCCTATGTTTCCCATGTCACGTGGCTTttaaattttccattttttttctgGTTGAGGTTATATCTGTTTTGTTCAGATGCTAAACCAGTTAGCTCTCTTTCTATACATTGTGCAGTTTTCAGGCATTAATGGGGTTCTTTACTACACTCCTCAAATTCTTGAGGCAGCTGGTGTTGAAGTTCTCCTAGCAAACTTGGGCATCAGTTCTGAGTCTGTTTCATTCCTTCTTAGTGCAATCACAACCTTCCTGATACTTCCCTGCATAGCTGTAGCCATGTGGCTAATGGATATCTCAGGAAGAAGGTGATTTCCTTAATTCTTTTTTGCTTCTCTACTTGCAGTTCTACCGTTTTGAGTACGCTGTCATTCTGCCACTATGCTTCTTTCAGACAACCAATATTAGGTGTGAAGACTCTGCCTTTGTTTATTTATTGCATTTAAGTCGAGGTGACACATCTTCTTCTGTATGAAAGATGTAAATTCGATCCATGTGATGACGTTCAGGCATCATCCGCTATTTGAATTGTCATGGTCAACCAAATAGTTTTCCTGGAGATTCTTTTcctaaaattaatatttatcacATCACATCTTGTGCACCCAACTCCTGCACTCAAAGATGTCTTTTATTTTCTGCCTCCAGGAGAGGAAATAGCTCCAGGTTTTCTGTTGTGGCAGATGAATACATTGTTTCTGTGGTTTTCCATGCTTCTTTCGTTTTCTTGTATTCTTACCAACACGCTACTTATTGCAGGAAGCTGCTACTCACTACAATCCCTGTGCTCGTAGTTTCACTCATTATCCTGATCTTTAGCCAACTTGTCGACCTTGGATCGGCAGTGAACGCAGCAATCCCAACTGCCTGTGTCATAATATATTCTTGTTGCTTTCTCTCGGCCTTTGGACCAATCCCCAATATACTATGCTCAGAGATATTCCCCACGAGAGTCCGTGGGGTTTGCATTGCCATCTGCGCCTTGGCTTACTGGTTGGGTAACATTATAGTCACCTATACATTCCCAGTGCTCCTCAGTTCAATAGGCCTAGCTGGCGTCTTCGGCATTTATGCAGTCGTGTGTGTGATTTCTTGGGTTTTCGTATACTTAAAAGTACCAGAAACGAAAGGGATGCCTTTGGAAGTCATCACAGAATTCTTTGCTGTTGGTGCAAAAGCTGTTGATACCAAGAATGACTGAGGAAATCATGGGAATAGTACATCAATTCTCTGGTCTGAATTTTCTGTCTCTCCCCCTTCTCGTTGCCTTAGCCATTGCATTGAGAATCAGGACCTAGCTTGTAGTTAAACCAGGAAGGAGATCGTGCTATGTTTCATAGGTGACGGTGTGTTATTTGTGAGAGAACAGTGTTTCATAGGTGATGGTGAGTTATTTTTGTGTTTACAGAGAACAGTTATTTGAGTTTTTAACTTGGATATGACATGTCCCGCATATTTATCTACTTAAAAATTATGTATTGTCAGCGACTCATTGTCTATGGAACGGAACGGACAAGGTGGAACTCACTGCAGTGGGCAGCACTAGAACGGACAATGACCCTTGTAGTGGAAGTCACTTTAGTAGACATCACATGCATCTATTCTGTTTATTAAATTCGAAAAACTATGTGAACCTCACACTGATAAATAGGCTAGCATTTGTTATCTGTGATTAAAACTGTAGAGAAACTGCGGTGATCTCTATTGTAGGAAACTCTACTTGTCAATAGAAAGAACACGAGCTGTATCTAAAACGGTTAAACTACGTCTTCATGCTGATGAACCATCTTAATGGCTGATTCTGAAGGGCAAATGTGAATATCTATTCATTCGTCCTCCGTAGGGTGAGAAATGAGTTGCAGAGCAGGTGAAGAACAGCAGTTAAAAATAGCTTCTTACCGGGATTGGCAAAGATATATCATGATCTTTAAGACTAAATTTTAAGACCAATCAGCCTCAAACGGGCCTAGCTCCAAACCTGCTCTGGGGATCGAAGTGATCAGAACTCAACATTGAAAGAGAGAAGTGATAGAAACTTAGCTTCGTTGTTGTCCTACTCCTATTCTAAATCAGAATGATGCTGCTTAGAACGAATAACATATGAAGAGAGCTGCCTCAATAATCAAAGCAAAATTGATTCACTAAATAAGCTTTTGAACAGGATCATAGAAGTAAACAGACGCTACACAAGCATGTTGGTTGTAGTTATTTTCCAACACAAAAATCCACAATGAAACATCCACATTGCTAAAACGAACTCACAACGTGTCTGTTGAGGCAGGTCAGCCATCAAGACTCATACAATGCCGCCATTCTATATTTCTATTTACAATCTGATGTCCCTGTTTCCTCAGATGATGAACTGCTCTTGAAGGAATTGGGGCCATCATCCAATCTAGAAGAGTTGGAATCACTCTCTTGATTACTAAAAGGGTTCTGTTTTGTAGGCTCGGGTGACTTTGGATTGAACTTGAATTGTCTCTCAAAATCTTTCGCACTGCCAGTGTCGATCACTAATTTATTGAGTTTTTGATcctgtaaaaattaaattaaattaaacgaGAAAACACAACTTGAGTGAAAAGCACTTGGAAATGGAGCACTGTGTGCACCAGAACGTCAAACCCTTGATTCAATGATGAGGATGACCGATACaactaaaatcaaaattttatgacTAAAAAAATTCATGTTTGAAACAATTATGAACTGGCATTAAACACGAACATATATGTAAATATCATCTGATTCTATTCAGTAATACAGGATCAAACACTAAGCTTACACCAACAGAGTGTATTTCAGCCATGAAACACTATGTCAATGTCCAAATTAACCATAAGTTAATTAGGCAAGTAAAATGATTTTATATAAGCTGCTCAATATTTGAGAAAAGTGTGAATTTTCTTTAAGTGAAGAGTGCCAATACCGATTCTAGTTGTAACCTTATATCTAACGAGTAAAGTGTAAAGAGTACTCACACTTTGAAGTGTTTCAAGTTTCTTCTGCAATGCCTCATGCTCTGCCTGAATACGAAATGGAACACCATGTTTTTGATATACATTGTTCTGCGCCAAATCTTCATCAATGTCACTGGTAGTGGTTGCAAATGGATGATTTGCAGGAATCCATCGGATTGTATCGGGATCGACATCAGGAGGTATCAAGTCCCCTTCCTTGAGGAATACGGTAGGTCTTTTCCACTGATATGCCCGTGACCTTCTTTTCCGATGGATATCTTGCTCCTGTTCTGTTAGAATAACTGGAGCCAAGCGATAAACCTTTCCACACATCTCTATGGTAGAATTGCTCTTGCCAACTTTCACCATTGGATTATTGAATGGGTCTTCATACTTCAAAGGCTTTGAGCTGTAGAAAGAGAGCACCACATAATTACGATCCCAAATCGGCACGTACACAACCAGAAATAATCATGGCATGGCCAATTCAGAAATGGATACATTATGAAGATAATTACCTGTATTTCTAGACTAAAACCATATATAATTCAGcactaacaagtaacaactctAGAGAATCAAACGAGTCAAGATATTAATCCCATCAAAATAAGGAGTACCATGAATCATTTCGCAAAATTAGAAGATTCAGGAAGCCTTCACAGTTCAAACCATAGAAAAGCAATAAAATTTCCCAAGCACATAAACACGGCCAACATTTAACAGGGGATTGGAATAAGAATCCTACATGCCTCTTCGATCAGATCTTAGCTGCCCACGTCTGACAAGATCAGCCACAGAGCCCGGATGGCTGTACCTTGCCTTCCTCGACACGTACACTCTCACAGTAATAACCAAAACTACAGTTGCAGCCAAAAAAGCCATTGCCAAGCTACTTCCAGCTTGCCTTCTCGCCTGATACAATCAGGTTTTACGCATCCGAGAATGCAAAAAGAATTGATGAGTTGATCAACCAAAAAAGCCCAAAACAAACAATGATTTTATAGCATTTCAAAACCCAATCATATGCAATtattagaaaacaaaacaagacgGAGCTCATAGTGATAGGATACAACAAGATTACCACAAAAGCCACCGGAGGCAAGGAGCGAAGAAGCCCTTGAAAGTTGGCAATTGGGTCTTCTTTAACGGTGCCGTTTTCGTTCTTGACTTGCTCATCTTGGGATTGCTGGTCACCTCCATTGGAACCGCCAATTGCTCTCAATAGGAACTTCCCACTTTCGGTGGTCACTCGAGCACGGTTTAAGCGACCGAATCCGGCTCTAAATTTCTCCGCAGCAAGGGAGACCAAGTGCTTCCTAGCCGAAATCGACggctatgaaa
It encodes:
- the LOC120010815 gene encoding protein MULTIPLE CHLOROPLAST DIVISION SITE 1-like, whose translation is MASIYTLQLQFLSFQPSISARKHLVSLAAEKFRAGFGRLNRARVTTESGKFLLRAIGGSNGGDQQSQDEQVKNENGTVKEDPIANFQGLLRSLPPVAFVARRQAGSSLAMAFLAATVVLVITVRVYVSRKARYSHPGSVADLVRRGQLRSDRRGISKPLKYEDPFNNPMVKVGKSNSTIEMCGKVYRLAPVILTEQEQDIHRKRRSRAYQWKRPTVFLKEGDLIPPDVDPDTIRWIPANHPFATTTSDIDEDLAQNNVYQKHGVPFRIQAEHEALQKKLETLQSDQKLNKLVIDTGSAKDFERQFKFNPKSPEPTKQNPFSNQESDSNSSRLDDGPNSFKSSSSSEETGTSDCK